The following coding sequences are from one Bifidobacterium sp. window:
- a CDS encoding Gfo/Idh/MocA family protein — translation MSATAPIQHHRTRDGQINVAILGAGGIANTMARTLLAMASDKRYSSLINPYAVAARDSERASTFAQQYGLPVSYGSYEDLVADPHVDLVYIATPHSMHAEQALLCLEAGKNILVEKSFTANAEQAQQVFALSESKGLLCTEAIWTRYMPSRGIIDEIISSGQIGQVVSASANLGYPITGHARLVDPSLAGGALLDVGVYPLNFLDMALQGRNPSRIASAYQPYSTGVDAQSSTTLFYDDGIMAVATSSMLGQSDRTGCVWGTKGVLICENINDISSIKTFGPDYKLITDYRIPEQLTGYEYEVESAAHAILEGKQECPEMPHSDTIRIMKMMDEIRGIWGVRYPFETTPQH, via the coding sequence TGGAATTGCTAACACGATGGCGCGCACACTGCTCGCCATGGCATCTGACAAACGCTATAGCAGCTTAATCAATCCATATGCAGTTGCTGCCCGTGATTCAGAACGGGCCAGCACTTTTGCACAACAGTATGGCCTACCTGTATCTTACGGTTCATACGAAGACTTGGTGGCAGATCCACATGTCGATCTGGTGTATATCGCCACTCCACATAGCATGCACGCCGAGCAGGCACTTCTTTGCCTTGAGGCCGGTAAGAATATATTGGTTGAAAAGTCATTTACTGCAAACGCTGAGCAGGCGCAGCAAGTTTTCGCGCTGTCTGAGTCCAAAGGTTTACTCTGTACTGAAGCAATTTGGACACGGTACATGCCCTCTCGTGGCATCATCGATGAGATTATCAGTTCAGGCCAGATTGGACAGGTGGTCTCAGCTAGCGCAAATCTTGGTTATCCAATCACTGGTCACGCACGGCTTGTCGATCCATCGTTGGCTGGCGGCGCACTGCTCGATGTAGGCGTCTACCCTCTCAACTTCTTGGATATGGCATTACAAGGAAGAAATCCTAGCCGGATTGCTAGCGCATACCAGCCATATAGCACTGGTGTTGACGCTCAAAGCTCGACCACACTCTTTTATGATGATGGAATCATGGCTGTAGCCACCAGCAGCATGCTTGGCCAGTCGGATCGCACTGGCTGCGTTTGGGGTACCAAAGGCGTACTCATCTGTGAAAACATCAACGACATTTCCTCGATCAAAACCTTTGGGCCAGATTATAAGCTAATCACTGATTATCGCATTCCCGAACAACTCACCGGCTATGAATACGAAGTCGAATCAGCAGCACACGCAATACTTGAGGGGAAGCAGGAGTGCCCCGAGATGCCTCATTCGGACACGATTCGAATCATGAAAATGATGGATGAGATACGTGGAATCTGGGGTGTACGGTACCCCTTTGAGACCACACCACAACACTAA
- a CDS encoding VOC family protein: MIDHITLRVTDIGRSIDFYTRVLAPLGYVPKVQHDETIGFGVSDGTPHADFYVSPMLPSQEPAIGDGRHEVLSPITHIAFQARNDSSVRLFYQAGIAAGGKDYGQPGLRDYHPGYFAAFILDPDGNNIEAVVDWAHGESSQNRTQQQY; the protein is encoded by the coding sequence ATGATTGATCACATCACACTGCGGGTCACAGACATTGGGCGCTCCATTGATTTTTATACTCGAGTGTTGGCCCCGTTAGGCTATGTTCCTAAGGTTCAGCACGATGAGACGATTGGTTTTGGTGTCTCAGATGGGACGCCGCACGCCGATTTTTATGTGTCTCCAATGCTGCCGTCCCAGGAGCCAGCCATTGGGGATGGTCGACATGAAGTTTTATCGCCTATTACGCATATTGCATTCCAAGCGCGTAATGATTCTTCAGTGAGATTGTTCTATCAAGCTGGTATTGCAGCTGGGGGTAAGGATTATGGACAACCAGGATTAAGAGATTATCACCCAGGGTATTTTGCTGCTTTCATATTAGATCCCGATGGTAACAACATCGAAGCTGTTGTTGATTGGGCACATGGTGAGTCATCACAAAATCGGACGCAACAACAATACTGA
- a CDS encoding cupin domain-containing protein has protein sequence MAEHEELKVAKSALIAGQPRVEGSEAAEALELGYIPDVSSLVKVQDEATVSRTIMQQAGGNVVLFSFDAGQQLSEHTAAMPVFVQTISGHLKVTGSGETVDLLPGGLIYFPTRLPHAVQAVEPSIMMLTMITPARAAVNA, from the coding sequence ATGGCGGAACATGAGGAGCTGAAAGTTGCTAAGAGCGCATTGATAGCAGGACAGCCGCGAGTTGAAGGATCAGAGGCGGCAGAGGCTTTGGAGCTTGGTTATATTCCTGATGTGAGTTCTCTTGTTAAGGTCCAAGACGAGGCTACTGTTTCTCGCACCATTATGCAGCAGGCTGGTGGGAATGTGGTGCTGTTCTCTTTCGATGCAGGACAGCAACTCAGTGAGCATACGGCTGCTATGCCAGTATTTGTGCAGACAATTTCAGGTCATCTCAAAGTTACAGGATCAGGTGAGACAGTGGATTTGCTGCCTGGGGGGCTTATATATTTCCCAACCCGTCTGCCACATGCTGTGCAAGCTGTAGAACCGTCAATCATGATGCTCACGATGATTACACCAGCACGTGCCGCTGTGAACGCATAA
- a CDS encoding class I SAM-dependent methyltransferase encodes MTSPSKSSSPESSKQLNNEELPFAQRDSAHIPGHWLLARLGKRVLRPGGLQLTRQLLAHAKLENQDVVEFAPGLGATASEILTYRPSGYTGVDEDSKAAVIVNKVVAGKGRCITAKAQDTGLPDYSADVVVGEAMLTMQSDRGKQQIISEAWRLLRPGGRYAIHELGLEPDNLEGDTKEQIRKELAQSIKVNARPLTTSEWKSLLISEGFEVDWVGTAPMALLQIKRNIADEDFMGVLRILKNIIRDKQARKRVMTMRQTFTTYKRHIHGIAIVAHKKA; translated from the coding sequence ATGACCAGCCCAAGTAAATCCTCGTCACCAGAGTCTTCCAAACAGCTCAACAATGAAGAGTTACCTTTTGCCCAGCGTGATTCGGCGCATATTCCGGGGCATTGGTTGTTGGCACGTCTTGGCAAGAGAGTGCTCAGGCCAGGTGGTTTGCAATTAACTAGGCAACTACTTGCACATGCAAAGCTCGAAAATCAAGATGTGGTGGAGTTTGCACCAGGTTTAGGTGCCACAGCGTCAGAGATTCTTACATATCGCCCATCGGGTTATACCGGAGTAGATGAGGATTCTAAGGCTGCTGTAATCGTCAACAAGGTAGTTGCAGGCAAAGGGAGATGTATCACGGCGAAAGCCCAAGATACAGGCTTGCCAGACTATAGCGCCGATGTAGTTGTTGGCGAAGCTATGCTGACCATGCAAAGCGACCGTGGTAAACAGCAAATCATTTCAGAAGCTTGGCGTCTACTGCGACCAGGTGGAAGGTATGCTATCCACGAACTTGGTTTGGAACCCGATAATTTAGAAGGTGACACCAAAGAACAAATACGCAAAGAGTTGGCGCAATCCATTAAAGTTAATGCTCGACCTCTGACTACTTCCGAGTGGAAGAGTTTATTGATTTCAGAGGGCTTTGAAGTTGATTGGGTTGGTACGGCACCCATGGCATTGCTACAGATAAAGCGTAATATCGCGGATGAAGACTTCATGGGGGTGCTGCGGATACTGAAAAATATCATCCGTGATAAACAGGCCCGCAAGCGCGTGATGACTATGAGACAGACATTTACCACATACAAACGGCATATACATGGTATTGCGATAGTTGCGCATAAGAAGGCTTAA
- a CDS encoding GH32 C-terminal domain-containing protein, giving the protein MRFTAYSADGSVRVLSERLQCHRRGYERFEIPLVEDGEEFALEYLGLSITFAYLSRPCGKGLQFKDMKDRNPQWISYQLGKGIRVLNEQATATTDLIARQSAVHAEPPKHWMNDPNGLCFFQGFYHLFFQFNPYSSTWDNMHWGHMASRDLVHWIYQPVVFWPQQELNEDSRLTGGAFSGSAITLNSQGNLASGEDAQILRVFLTRHFASKEVPSQIVEYQTTACSLDGGLSFSDEQTLVWRDRSEIGVDFRDPKVNWVADTHSADGICGHWSMILASNMPWSASKSDSFTMNCDGGPAQGSLDEVGSYAPPAGRSAALVQYVSNDLLHWEWKGTLLQDPRGEDVRTYECPDFFELDGMWIAAASLMNYRDGCGRFQPVMWYAGSFDGERLTPQYSGLCDFGGAYYASQSFSYQGRRIVIGWLCDFYGLRTQLPYQANGVMSLPRELGWSNGKLIQHPVAEVYRELLGDTLFEVERHGDTNTSVLEDDRGITIPQNAYYCACDLLSDNDFTIQLAVLRETRNDGEQRQYESVNKTLSLVMRSGRLLLETQGAPTDSVHFESPSTDIRHLEIFFDQQVVEVFVNHGESVGSLVFPSDDSIGNVKFLHGCNCAIAKVSLRQLRTLSTDI; this is encoded by the coding sequence TTGAGATTCACAGCGTATTCGGCAGATGGCAGTGTCAGAGTGTTGAGTGAAAGGCTTCAATGCCATCGGCGTGGGTATGAACGTTTTGAGATACCTCTTGTTGAAGACGGCGAAGAGTTTGCACTGGAATACCTTGGTTTGAGTATTACATTTGCATATCTTTCGAGACCGTGTGGCAAAGGCCTGCAGTTTAAGGATATGAAAGACCGAAACCCCCAGTGGATCTCATATCAGCTCGGTAAGGGCATACGTGTGCTAAATGAGCAGGCAACTGCCACAACCGATCTGATCGCTAGACAGTCCGCAGTGCATGCTGAACCACCAAAACATTGGATGAATGACCCTAATGGCTTATGCTTCTTCCAAGGTTTCTACCATTTGTTCTTCCAATTCAATCCATATAGCTCCACTTGGGACAATATGCATTGGGGGCATATGGCGAGTAGGGATCTCGTGCATTGGATATACCAGCCAGTAGTATTTTGGCCCCAGCAGGAATTGAATGAAGATAGTCGTTTGACGGGTGGTGCATTTTCAGGAAGCGCGATTACCTTGAATAGCCAAGGTAATTTGGCTTCTGGAGAAGATGCCCAGATTCTCAGAGTGTTTTTGACTAGACATTTCGCGAGCAAAGAAGTTCCATCGCAGATTGTGGAATATCAAACCACAGCGTGCAGTCTGGATGGTGGGCTGTCTTTTTCAGATGAACAAACACTCGTATGGCGTGACCGTAGTGAAATAGGTGTTGATTTCAGAGACCCAAAGGTGAATTGGGTGGCGGATACGCATAGTGCTGATGGAATATGCGGACACTGGTCTATGATCCTTGCGAGCAATATGCCTTGGTCCGCTTCCAAGAGTGATTCATTTACGATGAATTGCGATGGTGGGCCTGCACAGGGTTCTCTAGATGAGGTTGGCTCATACGCACCACCTGCTGGCAGATCAGCTGCGCTGGTTCAATATGTGTCGAATGATTTGCTGCACTGGGAATGGAAAGGTACGCTCCTTCAAGACCCACGGGGAGAAGATGTTAGAACATACGAATGTCCTGATTTTTTTGAACTGGACGGTATGTGGATTGCTGCGGCATCATTGATGAATTATCGTGATGGGTGTGGTCGATTCCAGCCTGTGATGTGGTATGCCGGTTCATTTGATGGAGAACGACTTACCCCTCAGTACTCTGGGCTGTGCGATTTTGGTGGTGCCTACTACGCTTCGCAAAGCTTCAGCTATCAAGGGCGGCGTATTGTTATTGGCTGGTTGTGTGATTTCTATGGCCTTCGCACGCAGCTACCATACCAAGCAAACGGTGTGATGAGTTTACCGAGAGAATTGGGATGGAGCAATGGCAAACTCATTCAACATCCAGTTGCTGAGGTATATAGGGAATTGCTTGGAGACACGCTATTCGAAGTTGAACGACACGGTGATACCAATACATCTGTCTTGGAGGATGATAGAGGGATAACAATTCCCCAAAATGCATATTATTGTGCATGCGATTTGCTCAGCGACAACGACTTCACCATTCAGCTTGCAGTCTTGAGAGAAACTCGAAATGATGGAGAACAGCGGCAGTACGAATCAGTAAACAAGACTTTGTCGTTGGTAATGCGATCAGGACGCTTGTTATTGGAAACACAGGGTGCTCCAACAGACTCAGTCCATTTTGAATCTCCAAGTACGGATATCCGGCATCTTGAGATATTTTTTGATCAACAGGTAGTGGAGGTATTCGTCAACCACGGAGAATCTGTTGGAAGCTTGGTGTTTCCGTCAGATGACAGCATCGGGAACGTTAAGTTCCTTCATGGTTGCAACTGTGCGATAGCAAAAGTGTCTCTACGACAGCTGCGGACGCTTAGCACAGATATCTGA
- a CDS encoding carbohydrate ABC transporter permease yields the protein MNIRHSRSARRIKNNGDHVTIAGWIIRLAFAVLFAFPLIFMVVSSFKSDGAIMNDLGSLKSFLPIGDLSLENYQQVFSRVPVMTFLMNSVVITLITVVLGIVVNSMAAFGLSRLRVKGRAVIFTFILATLMVPFETYAIPLLWWVNQLPGIAIDQFGPYFTQGWIDTIYVQIIPFIANAFSIYLYMQYFDSIPKELDEAARVDGAGWFKIYSRIVMPLSGPATATVVILSFLPMWNQYVWPLMVVQSESHRPVMIGIQYFQQMTTSWGQIMAYSSLITVPIIIVFVLFQKQFVNSIASSGVKG from the coding sequence ATGAATATAAGGCATTCGCGTAGTGCACGCAGAATCAAGAATAATGGAGACCATGTCACAATTGCTGGGTGGATAATTCGCTTAGCTTTTGCGGTGTTGTTTGCTTTCCCTCTGATTTTCATGGTGGTGTCGAGCTTTAAAAGTGACGGCGCAATTATGAATGATCTTGGCTCGTTGAAATCATTCTTGCCTATCGGCGATCTTTCTCTAGAGAATTATCAGCAAGTTTTTTCTCGAGTTCCAGTGATGACGTTCTTGATGAACTCGGTTGTTATCACACTCATTACCGTCGTTCTAGGGATAGTAGTGAATTCCATGGCAGCATTTGGTTTGAGTAGACTGCGTGTGAAAGGTAGAGCGGTAATTTTCACCTTCATATTGGCCACCTTGATGGTACCGTTTGAAACATATGCCATACCGTTGCTGTGGTGGGTGAATCAGCTCCCAGGTATCGCTATAGATCAATTTGGTCCATACTTCACACAAGGATGGATTGACACAATTTATGTCCAAATAATCCCATTTATAGCTAATGCTTTCTCGATTTATTTGTATATGCAGTATTTTGATTCGATCCCCAAAGAGCTTGATGAAGCTGCTCGTGTAGATGGTGCTGGCTGGTTCAAAATTTATTCAAGGATTGTGATGCCTCTGTCGGGGCCAGCTACTGCAACGGTAGTTATTCTGAGTTTTCTGCCTATGTGGAATCAGTACGTATGGCCTCTGATGGTTGTGCAGTCCGAGTCGCATCGGCCGGTGATGATTGGTATCCAATACTTCCAGCAGATGACCACATCGTGGGGGCAAATTATGGCTTATTCTTCTCTGATAACAGTGCCGATAATTATAGTTTTTGTACTTTTTCAGAAACAGTTTGTCAATTCAATTGCCTCTTCAGGAGTCAAAGGCTAA
- a CDS encoding carbohydrate ABC transporter permease has product MSSSTTGITKQRGSTSFDGRSQNRVGWAMLTPAVLLLLVFIVIPVVLAFGLAFTDAQLISTKAMSFTGLSNFQRLFSDPTFWRALLNVIVFSLVVVPLQAGLGLFLAILINKKVRSSVFFRTVYFLPVVTSMVVVSLLWMFIYQNNGMLNVLLEKVTFGHWTPVDWLNDSRVALAAIIVMSIWQAVGQHMLIWLSGLQTIPGELYEAAALDGATGWKSFAHVTWPCLRSTRNMILITITIAAMGLFTQISVMTQGGPRDSTTTVVFEAVRSGFQQQEMGYASAITLVFFILILVITGIQRYLTREK; this is encoded by the coding sequence ATGTCATCGTCAACGACTGGAATCACTAAACAGCGTGGTTCAACATCGTTTGATGGACGCTCGCAGAACCGTGTGGGGTGGGCTATGCTCACTCCCGCGGTGCTGTTACTGCTGGTGTTCATTGTTATCCCAGTGGTGTTGGCTTTTGGCCTCGCCTTTACTGATGCACAACTTATCTCAACAAAAGCGATGAGTTTTACGGGGTTGAGTAATTTTCAGCGTTTATTTTCTGATCCGACTTTCTGGCGGGCGTTACTCAACGTTATTGTGTTTTCCCTAGTGGTGGTTCCTCTACAAGCAGGTTTGGGATTATTCCTAGCAATACTCATTAATAAAAAGGTACGTAGCTCAGTCTTCTTTAGGACTGTATATTTTCTTCCAGTAGTCACTTCAATGGTTGTGGTGTCGTTGCTGTGGATGTTCATATATCAAAACAATGGTATGCTCAACGTTTTACTTGAAAAAGTCACGTTTGGACACTGGACCCCAGTTGACTGGTTGAACGATTCACGAGTTGCTCTGGCGGCAATTATTGTTATGTCGATATGGCAGGCAGTAGGTCAACATATGTTGATCTGGCTGTCGGGATTACAAACCATACCTGGTGAATTATATGAAGCCGCAGCTTTGGATGGAGCAACGGGATGGAAATCATTTGCCCATGTCACTTGGCCCTGTTTGCGTAGCACTCGCAACATGATTCTGATAACCATCACTATTGCAGCTATGGGATTGTTTACACAGATCAGCGTCATGACCCAAGGCGGCCCAAGAGATTCAACAACAACCGTAGTATTCGAGGCGGTTCGCTCGGGTTTCCAACAGCAAGAGATGGGTTATGCGTCTGCAATCACACTCGTATTCTTTATCTTGATTCTTGTGATAACTGGTATTCAGCGTTATCTCACACGAGAGAAGTAG
- a CDS encoding sugar ABC transporter substrate-binding protein, with the protein MSLASVAAIVTVLGTVGCGEAEREAAKANSNEITLWTHTAGFDDQLNAVKQIVKDYNASADKKATVKIQAFPQSSYNDSVISASSANKLPCLVDVDQPNIPYWASAGVIQPLTNKDLLSRSEELLQSAVGKWNDATYGVGYTDDTVALFARKSVLKSLGIREATFDQPWDKAELMDALSKMKSSGKNPVTGTAWDYPLDMGTASSGGEWYSYAFSPLLQSFGGDLINRENYKTSQGVLNSSKAIEFGNWMHSLVTDKYMAVKGASDTGLEFVNDKIGLLYSGEWTYGTMKDNNIDISDIAIMPPPDLGEGPVTAGGAWEVAVTKSCNNTEAAQDYMNFSLQDKYILSMAGSSLPASEAAMAQSDLYKEGGDLAVMAEISKKYVKMRPETPSYSFISTEFDKTISDIINGADVKQTLNSAVTAIDANIQSTEQSSSSK; encoded by the coding sequence GTGAGTTTGGCATCTGTGGCAGCAATCGTAACGGTACTGGGAACTGTTGGCTGTGGAGAAGCTGAGCGTGAAGCAGCTAAAGCAAATAGTAATGAGATCACGTTGTGGACACATACAGCGGGATTTGACGATCAACTCAACGCAGTGAAACAGATCGTTAAAGATTACAACGCTTCTGCAGATAAGAAAGCAACTGTAAAAATTCAGGCTTTCCCGCAGAGTTCATATAACGATTCGGTAATTTCTGCATCATCTGCTAATAAACTTCCTTGCCTAGTGGATGTTGACCAGCCGAATATACCGTATTGGGCATCGGCAGGCGTCATACAGCCTTTAACAAATAAAGATTTACTCAGCCGATCTGAAGAACTGCTTCAATCAGCTGTTGGCAAGTGGAACGATGCTACGTATGGAGTTGGATATACGGATGACACTGTAGCTTTGTTTGCTCGTAAATCTGTTTTGAAATCGCTTGGTATCAGAGAAGCTACATTCGATCAGCCTTGGGACAAAGCCGAGTTGATGGACGCATTGAGCAAAATGAAGAGCTCTGGGAAAAATCCGGTTACTGGAACAGCATGGGACTATCCGTTGGATATGGGAACGGCATCTTCAGGAGGGGAGTGGTACTCCTATGCATTTTCTCCGCTCTTGCAATCCTTTGGTGGGGACCTCATCAATCGCGAAAACTACAAAACGTCACAGGGAGTGCTGAATAGCTCGAAGGCCATTGAGTTCGGTAACTGGATGCATTCGCTTGTCACAGATAAATATATGGCTGTGAAAGGAGCTTCGGATACAGGCCTCGAGTTTGTCAACGACAAAATTGGATTGTTGTATTCAGGCGAGTGGACGTACGGAACCATGAAAGACAACAATATTGATATCAGTGATATTGCCATCATGCCGCCACCCGACTTAGGGGAAGGGCCAGTCACTGCCGGAGGTGCTTGGGAAGTCGCTGTTACAAAGAGTTGCAACAATACCGAAGCTGCCCAAGACTACATGAATTTTTCTTTGCAAGATAAATATATTCTGAGCATGGCTGGGTCCAGTCTCCCAGCCAGCGAAGCTGCCATGGCGCAATCCGACTTATATAAGGAGGGTGGTGACCTCGCAGTTATGGCAGAAATCTCTAAGAAGTACGTCAAGATGAGACCTGAAACACCTTCGTATAGCTTTATCTCAACTGAATTCGACAAAACTATTTCAGACATCATCAACGGTGCCGATGTGAAACAGACTCTCAACTCCGCGGTGACTGCCATTGATGCCAACATCCAGAGTACTGAGCAGTCGTCAAGCTCTAAGTGA
- a CDS encoding LacI family DNA-binding transcriptional regulator yields MVGVRDVAKSAGVSVGTVSSVLNNSVWVSDEIRSKVERAMKELGYVPNELARNLFRNRTDLVGVIVPTIAHPFFAELVEHLENHLSQHGLRVMLCSTNTQQRGEQEYVEMLRRHMMDCIIMCAHTIHPSSYWESIGRPIVAVDRNLGGAIPNIGSDHVQGGRFVANALIKSGATHVVQVGASADQLHDLEDLQSGMSRIASFPSLAHHVELIRLLTEHDIAVETTVFTDMSHNGDLDTAADAIFEQFPDVDAIVAPDTEAAVCLRRALAAGMRVPQDLQIIAYDGSSILRAAGMDITAVVQDFDQIAKRTVDRVLKEIESEHAPEQNNVNNPDVGTELVPVSFMQGLTTR; encoded by the coding sequence ATGGTCGGTGTGCGCGATGTTGCAAAATCTGCGGGAGTTTCAGTTGGAACCGTTTCTTCGGTATTAAATAATTCTGTCTGGGTTTCAGACGAGATTCGCTCGAAGGTTGAACGAGCTATGAAGGAATTAGGGTACGTTCCTAATGAGTTAGCGCGTAATCTTTTCAGGAATCGTACTGATTTAGTAGGCGTTATTGTGCCGACAATTGCTCATCCTTTCTTTGCCGAGCTGGTGGAGCATTTAGAAAATCATCTTTCTCAACATGGCCTGCGGGTGATGTTGTGCTCTACCAATACCCAGCAAAGGGGTGAGCAAGAGTATGTCGAGATGCTTCGCAGACATATGATGGATTGCATTATTATGTGTGCCCACACGATTCATCCAAGTTCGTATTGGGAGTCCATTGGTAGACCCATTGTTGCTGTGGACAGAAACCTCGGGGGAGCGATTCCAAATATTGGGTCAGACCATGTACAAGGTGGACGCTTTGTAGCTAATGCACTCATCAAATCGGGTGCCACTCATGTCGTTCAAGTTGGAGCCTCTGCAGACCAGTTACACGATTTAGAAGACTTGCAATCGGGGATGAGTCGCATAGCCTCTTTCCCCTCACTAGCGCACCATGTTGAGCTTATTCGGCTCCTCACAGAACATGACATAGCTGTGGAAACAACCGTTTTTACAGATATGTCTCACAACGGAGATCTTGACACCGCAGCAGACGCAATATTTGAGCAATTTCCAGATGTTGATGCCATTGTTGCTCCTGATACGGAGGCGGCTGTTTGCCTACGTAGGGCATTGGCTGCGGGCATGCGTGTGCCGCAAGATTTGCAAATTATCGCATACGACGGCAGTTCTATACTTCGTGCCGCTGGAATGGATATTACTGCAGTTGTTCAAGATTTTGATCAGATTGCTAAGCGTACCGTCGATAGAGTGCTCAAAGAGATTGAATCAGAACATGCACCCGAGCAAAACAATGTGAACAATCCTGATGTAGGTACTGAACTTGTTCCTGTGAGTTTTATGCAAGGTCTGACCACTAGATAA
- a CDS encoding ECF transporter S component: protein MSAQQHVTTTLNKPDYHWRPIDITIASVIAVASGLVFWVFDLVVTAPSALLSGVLPGLEGILSGFWYFAGVIAALIIRKPGAALYTELVAAVLEMLLGNQWGFSGTIVAGLVQGAFTELAFLILLYKRWNIWSAIFAGVLTGLAGSVFSFLTTYAGVHITGGFALTNIIANCISGALISGALMWLLYLGIARTGALGRFASGRTVTGTV, encoded by the coding sequence ATGTCTGCACAACAACACGTCACTACGACGCTGAACAAGCCTGATTATCACTGGAGGCCAATTGATATCACCATCGCATCAGTTATTGCAGTTGCATCTGGATTAGTGTTTTGGGTTTTCGATTTGGTGGTTACCGCACCGTCGGCTCTGCTGTCGGGAGTGCTTCCCGGTCTGGAAGGTATTCTGAGCGGATTCTGGTATTTCGCCGGTGTAATTGCAGCGTTGATTATTCGCAAACCCGGAGCTGCGCTATACACCGAACTCGTGGCAGCTGTTTTAGAGATGTTGCTGGGGAATCAGTGGGGATTCAGCGGCACAATCGTCGCAGGGCTGGTGCAAGGAGCCTTTACTGAACTGGCCTTTCTTATATTGCTGTATAAGCGTTGGAATATCTGGTCTGCTATTTTTGCTGGGGTACTCACGGGACTTGCAGGGTCGGTGTTTTCCTTCTTGACTACCTACGCTGGTGTGCATATTACCGGAGGCTTTGCTTTGACGAATATCATTGCTAATTGCATTTCTGGTGCACTAATTTCCGGTGCTTTAATGTGGCTTTTGTATCTGGGTATTGCTCGGACCGGTGCATTAGGAAGATTCGCATCGGGGCGTACTGTTACAGGTACTGTGTGA